Part of the Spiroplasma turonicum genome, GTTCAATAAAATTTTCATTATATAAAAATGAAGATAATAAAATAGTGAAAATTACGCAAGGTATTGCAGAACAAATAAAAGTTAAGGGGAAGGTTTCAATATCATACAATCAAAATAAATATGAATATGATATAGATTTGCCTAATCACAAAATAGCTATAGAAACTATTTTAACAAAGTTAGATGATTTAAATATAATAGAAAATATTGCAGATATAAAAGGTGTAGGTTACAGAACAGTTCATGGTGGTAGCATTTCAAAATCATCTTTAATTGATGATTCTGTTTTGAATAAACTTAATGAATCTTCGAAACTTGCCCCTCTTCACAACCCACCTGCACTTTTGGTTATAGAAAAGTTTAGGGAGTTTTTACCAAACGCAAAACATGTAGCTTGTTTTGATACAGCATTTCACCAAACAATGCCAAAAATAAATTATATTTATCCAGTTAATTATGATTGGTACAAAAACTATGGTGTAAGAAAATACGGATTTCATGGTATTTCTTTTAATTACATTAATAAAAAGTATGAAGAAATAGTTGGTAAAACTAAAACTAATACAATAGTGTGTCATCTTGGTAATGGCGCTAGTTTATGTTCTACAAAAAATGGTAAATCATTTGATACAACCATGGGTCTAACGCCATTAGCTGGTATCATGATGGGTACAAGATGTGGTGATATAGATCCTTCTATTATAAATTTTATGGCAAGCACTTTAAAAAAAGATGTCGCGCAAATAAATGATATGCTGAATAATGAGTCTGGGTTATTGGGTGTAAGCAAAGTTTCCTCAGATATCAGATATATAGAAGATGGTTACAGAAATGGTGATGAGTTATGCTTATTAGCAATTGAATTATATACACAAAAAATAGCCAACTTTATAATACAAATGGCAAATCAACAAGAAGGAAAAGTTGATGCAATTATTTTTACAGCAGGAATAGGAGAAAACTCTGCAACTATTAGAAAAAAAGTTATTGATAAATTATTCTTATTAAACGTAAAACTTGATGAATTAAAAAATGAAGCAAGTTATTCAGACTACTTAAAAATAAGTTCAGATAACTCTGGAGTGGAGATATACAAAATAAGAACCAATGAAGAAATCATGATTTGTCAAGATGTAATTTCATTTTTATAAATAGACTTTAAAAAAACCTAATAATAGATATAATTCTCTATGTATAAAGTTAGTAAAAATAAATCTAACCAAATATAGAGTTTTTTTTATGACAATATAAAAGTGTTAATATTATAACTTTAATTCATAAAGTTAAATTAACTTATATTACTAAATATTGATTCTTTTGTGTCAAATGAAATCAACCTAAAAAAAACATACTCTTTATTTTTAAGAATATGTTAAAAGTTATTATACTTTTCTTAATGGTTAATTTTAAAAACTTTATAAGCATTATTTGAAGTAGCTTCTATTACATCATTTTTATTTAATTGTTTTATGTTTGCAATTGCTTTAATAGTATAAACAATATATCTTGAAAAATTTATAGATCCTCTATTTGGTTCAGGAGTTAAATAAGGTGCATCAGTTTCTACTAATATATTGTTTAATGATACTTTTAATACAGTTTCTTGTAACTCTTTAGCATTTTTAAAAGTTACAACACCTGGAATAGATAAATAACATCCTAAGTCTATAAATTTTTTTGCTAACTCATATCCCCTTGTATAACAATGTACTATTGCGCGTTTTGGTTTTTTTTCTTTTAAAATTTCTAGAGCATCAAGATAAGCTTGATTAGAACCATCTTTATCTCTAATATGCATCATTACAGCAAGATTATTTTTTATAGCAATATCAATTTGTTTTTTAAAAAATGTTTTTTGTCTGTCTTTATCGTGTGGTGTGTAGTAATAATCTAAACCTATTTCACCAATTGCAACTACATTTTGTCCATAAGACAAAGTATCAATTTCTTCTAAATCACTCAATTCAAACTCATTGACATTATTTGGATGTATACCTACTGCTCCATATACACTTGGATATTTAAGTGCATATCTTACTGCTTGTCTTGATGACTCAACATCAAATCCTACACAACAAAAGTTTGATACACCATTATTGTTAGCTTCCTTTATAATTTCTGATATTTCAATATCATTGTTTTTATATATTTCATCATTAAAATGTGTGTGTGTGTCAAAAATCCCTGCCATTATACGTCCTTCTTCCTTATTTTCCTAAACAATACTTCCTAAAAATATTGTCTAATATTTCTTCATTAGAATCAATTATTCCAAGCAAATTATTAAATGTTATTAAAATATTTTTTAAGTCAATCAAAATAATATCTATATCAAAACCTAAATCAATATTTGTTTTTATACTTTTAATATCATCTAGCACTGTTTCAAACATTTTTATATGTGATGTGTTTGTTAATATAAGATAATCTTTATCCAATAATTCTTCTTTATCATACATATCTTCTAATTTAATTTTTAGCTCATTTATATTATTTTTTAAAGCAGAAACTAGTATTAAATTTTTGAATACATCTTTTAATGCTTTAATATCAGTTTCTGATAGAAGATCAACTTTATTAAGTATTACAATATGCTCTTTCTCCTTAATAATA contains:
- a CDS encoding TatD family hydrolase, yielding MAGIFDTHTHFNDEIYKNNDIEISEIIKEANNNGVSNFCCVGFDVESSRQAVRYALKYPSVYGAVGIHPNNVNEFELSDLEEIDTLSYGQNVVAIGEIGLDYYYTPHDKDRQKTFFKKQIDIAIKNNLAVMMHIRDKDGSNQAYLDALEILKEKKPKRAIVHCYTRGYELAKKFIDLGCYLSIPGVVTFKNAKELQETVLKVSLNNILVETDAPYLTPEPNRGSINFSRYIVYTIKAIANIKQLNKNDVIEATSNNAYKVFKINH
- a CDS encoding acetate kinase; this translates as MILVVNSGSSSIKFSLYKNEDNKIVKITQGIAEQIKVKGKVSISYNQNKYEYDIDLPNHKIAIETILTKLDDLNIIENIADIKGVGYRTVHGGSISKSSLIDDSVLNKLNESSKLAPLHNPPALLVIEKFREFLPNAKHVACFDTAFHQTMPKINYIYPVNYDWYKNYGVRKYGFHGISFNYINKKYEEIVGKTKTNTIVCHLGNGASLCSTKNGKSFDTTMGLTPLAGIMMGTRCGDIDPSIINFMASTLKKDVAQINDMLNNESGLLGVSKVSSDIRYIEDGYRNGDELCLLAIELYTQKIANFIIQMANQQEGKVDAIIFTAGIGENSATIRKKVIDKLFLLNVKLDELKNEASYSDYLKISSDNSGVEIYKIRTNEEIMICQDVISFL